A window of Sphingomonas astaxanthinifaciens DSM 22298 genomic DNA:
TGCCCGGTGCCGCTCTCGCTGTCGGCGGGTCCGCCGATCAGGACGAAGCGCCGGTCGCAATAGCCGCATTCGACGAAACCCTTTTCGTCGATGCGGAGGAAGACGCGCGGATGGCCAAGCGCGGGGCTCACTTCGCCGCTGCCATCGCAG
This region includes:
- a CDS encoding zinc-finger domain-containing protein encodes the protein MQPPPETVRVTSNAVHCDGSGEVSPALGHPRVFLRIDEKGFVECGYCDRRFVLIGGPADSESGTGQAA